The genomic interval ACGTCAAGAAAGGTGGCGGAAGTTCAAAGCCCCGCCTAGTCACCTGCTCCGACTATACCGGCCTTGAGATCATGCGAGTGCTTAAGGACGAGGTGATCAATCAAAAGATTCAACTGCTGGAATTCGCGGCGGCGATCGAACTGCTCAGTGACAATGACGGAAATTGTACCGGCGCCATCTTTAAAGATCTCGACAATCAGCGGCATATCGTCGTGGCAGCCAAGTCGGTTATTCTTGCAACGGGTGGGATTGGGCGGCTCCACATTCAGGGGTTTCCAACGAGCAACCATTATGGGGCCACGGGTGACGGACTGTGTTTGGCCTATCGGATGGGTGCCAAGCTGGCGCATGTCGACACGTTCCAGTACCATCCGTCAGGCGCGGTGTACCCCGAACAGCTGATCGGCGCATTAGTCACCGAAGGCATTCGTTCCGAGGGCGGGCACCTCGTCAATGCCAAGGGCGAACGGTTTGTCAACGAGCTGGATACGCGAGATGTGGTGTCCTCATCGATTATTCGTGAATGCGAGGAAGGCCGTGGGATCAGAACGATGTCGGGCCGCGTTGGAGTCTGGTTGGATACCCCACTCCTCGATGCCGAACATGGGCCGGGTACGGTCGAAAAGCATTTCCCGGCTATGATGATGCAGTTTGAGCGGTTTGGTATCGATATCAGCAAGGATCCGGTCTTGATTTATCCGACGCTGCACTATCAGAACGGTGGTGTGAAGATCGATACAAATTCCGAAACCAACGTGAAGAATCTCTTCGTGGCAGGCGAAGCATCTGGTGGTCTCCACGGCCGGAATCGGTTGATGGGCAATTCCCTGTTGGACCTGATGGTCTATGGGAAACGCTCTGGTTTAACGGCAGCAAGTCGAATCGGGTCGATGAAGCAGGGCAAGCTCACCGTGAACCATCTCCAGCGGTTTCGGGCTGAAGCGAAGAGGCACGGCAATGCCAGTGGCGTTATTTCGCCGATGATCCTGCCGGCGTATACAAGGAAAGTGGGGTGAGGACGGCGACGGAGCATTTCTCGTGCTCACTCACCGCACACCCAGAATCAAATCAGATTGTTTGGACATTGGTCGGTGTTCGGTGAATGCGCGTAGTGAGAAACGCCCCGCCACCGTCCTCAGGAATGAAGAGGTAAAGAATGAACGTTCATGAGTTTCAAGCCAAGCAACTCTTTGCCCAGTTTGGTGTGCCCGTGCCGCGAGGAAAGGAAATTACGTCTCCTGAAGCGGCGACCACCTGGGCCAACGAGCTGAATACTCCCGTCTTTGTCGTGAAGGCGCAGATTCATGCCGGTGGGCGAGGAAAAGCCGGTGGCGTCAAGATCACGAAAGACAAAGGCGCCGTGGCTGGTTTTGCTAAAGAGTTAATCGGAAAAACCTTAGTGACCCATCAAACAGGACCGAAGGGGCGGCAGGTTCACCGTCTGTTGATGGAAGAAGGGGCGAACATCGCTAAGGAACTGTATCTTTCGATCCTTGTCGATCGGGATACCGGTTGGCCCACGTTCATTGCCAGCACCGAAGGCGGGATGGAGATCGAAGAAGTGGCCGCCAAGACCCCTGAAAAGATCATCAAGGAATCGATTGATCCGGCCGTGGGATTTCAAGGATACAACGGGCGGAACATCGCCTTTGCGCTCGGGCTCCAGAACATCGAGCCGACGGCCATGAATCCATTCATTAAAATGCTGGGAAATCTGTACCGCCTGTTCATGGAGAAGAACTGCGCCCTGGTCGAAATCAATCCGCTCATCATCACGAAAGAAAAGACCGTCGTGGCGTTGGACGGTAAAGTCTCGTTCGATGATAACGGCCTCTTCAAGCATGAAGATGTACAAAAGATGCGTGACCTGAATGAGGAAGAGCCGTTGGAAATTGAAGCGACGGCGAATAATCTGAACTATGTGAAGCTGGACGGCAATATCGGCTGCATGGTGAACGGTGCGGGCCTGGCCATGGCCACCATGGACGTCATCAAATTGGCCGGCAGCGAACCGGCGAACTTCTTGGATGTCGGTGGTGGCGCGACGAAGGAGACGGTCGCAGCCGGGTTCCGAATTCTGCTGAAAGATCCGAACGTGAAAGGCATTTTCATCAACATCTTCGGCGGCATCGTGCGCTGTGAACGCATCGCCCATGGGGTGATTGAAGCAGCAAAGGAAGTGAAGATTAATGTACCGCTGGTCGTTCGGTTGCAGGGGACGAATGCCGAAGAGGGGCGCAAGCTGTTGGCAGAGTCCGGATTGAAGCTCGATGTGGCGAACGACTTGTGGGAAGCCGCCCAAAAAATAGTGAAACTGACAGGAAAAGCAGCGTGAGAATTGCGAGGCAGCCGAGACGCCCTTGTGCTCGCGCAACGCGCACCGGGATGGTTCTCAGTATCCTTGCAATGGACGGTGCTCGTTGCATGCGCGCAGTTACGGACGTGCTCGACCACCTCGCTTGTGTGAGGGAATAGGGAAAAGGAGTCGTATCGTGAGTATTCTCGTCAATAAAAATACGCGAGTCGTGGTGCAGGGGATTACGGGGAAAGAAGGTTCATTCCACGCGACGCAGTGCAAAGCGTACGGGACGAAGGTGGTTGCTGGGGTGACACCGGGGAAGGCCGGTCAGGAGGTCGAAGGCATTCCGGTGTTTAATACGGTGGCCGATGCGGTGAAAAAAACAGAGGTCGATACGTCGCTGATCTTCGTGCCGCCGCCTTTCTGTGCCGATGCAATTTTGGAAGCGGCCGATGCCGGAATCAAGCTCGTGATCTGCATTACCGAGGGGATTCCGGTGAATGATATGGTGAAAGTGAAACGGGCCCTTCGTGGCCGGGATGTGAGGCTGATCGGTCCGAATTGCCCGGGGGTGATTACGGTGGATGAGGCCAAGATCGGCATTATGCCGGGTTTCATCCATAAAAAAGGTGTCGTCGGTGTCGTCTCTCGCAGCGGAACCCTCACATATGAAGCCGTTCATCAGCTGTCGACATTGGGATTAGGCGAGACGACCTGTGTCGGTATCGGCGGGGATCCGGTGAACGGAACCGGGTTCGTGGATGTCCTGCCGTTGTTCGAAAAAGACCCGGAGACTCAGGCCATCGTCATGATCGGCGAGATCGGCGGCGATGCAGAGGAAAAAGCGGCTGAGTTCATCAAGAAGAACGTGAAGAAACCGGTGGTCAGCTTCATTGCCGGCATTACAGCACCTCCTGGTCGTCGCATGGGCCATGCCGGCGCCATTATCTCCGGCGGCAAGGGGACCGCAGCTGAAAAGATGAAAACCCTGGAAGCGGCTGGGGTCAAAGTCGTCAAGAATCCGGCTGAGATCGGTGCGGCGGTCAAACAAGCGTTGGGACGGTAGTACTCCTAGGCTGCTCTTCCGGTTGGCATCCTCCTCTGTCACACCTTCATCGATGTCATCTCGATGGGATGTCCCTCGTCGCTGCTCCGTGACGAGGGTGTCACGATGGTCATATTTTTCACTGAGTTATTCGATGATGTTCCGGAGTCATAGTAAGAGCGGTTCGTGAGAGAGATTGCCGAAGGTTCCAGCCATAGCCAAGTATTCCATCACTACGGCCCTGTCCGATCCGGTATTGGATTTACCGATAGCTCCAATCCGTTTTATCTATTTTCAAAACTGAATGTGGGGTTGCTACTGTGGGCGCCGTTCGCCCCGACGATGCGAGAAGAGTATCCCCTTCTGATCGCTCGGAAGAGGCGGATCGGTGGAGGCTTATGTCAAGAACTGCAACCGCCGAACAGAGGGTTGAGCTGGGTTGCACGAAGACCGGCTCTTCTCGTTTCACTGCACTGACTATCGACGATCGACCAACGGATTTCTGATTGCGCAATCTAAATTCGTCGCAGAACATAGCTGCTTTACTGTGGGAGGACGCTGAATGAACGCGAGAATTTCGGCGGTGATGTGTCTCCTCTGTGCCTTCGGCTATGCGGATCTCACCAGGGCGGAAGATCCGTACAGCCAACGGGTCGCCGATCCCTATGCGATATCCCCTGATCCTCCAACTATGTCCTCCGGGACGGTCGAACCCTATCTTTCCTTTATGGCGGGTATAGGAATTCCTCGCAGTACGGATGCCACGTTTTTGGACGGGACTACGCCGTCGGTGGTCGAGAATATCGACTATAAGACGAAATTTTCACTCGGTGGCAATCTGGGGGTCTGGTTTCCCACCAGAAACAAGTTGTGGGGGTTCGATCTTGGCGTTGAGCTTACCGGCTTTCTTTGGTATCCGGATGTGCATTGCTGTCGGGACAATTATAATCGTGATCCCGCAACGGGTAATGGCACCGCGACGGAGATCCAAGGCCTCTATATCGGCCCCAATTTCCTAATTCGTTACCCCATGGGTATTTCCGAGGCCTATCCCAACGGGCGGTGGCATCCGTACGTCGGGATCGGCGTCGGCATGCATCAGATGGCGATGAGGCCAGGTGGGGCTAGGGGACTGAGTGCCTGTTGTGTGCCGGGAGGTAATCTCGATACAAATCCCATTCCCGACCAACGGGATACGACGGTCGGGTTTATGGGCGTGGGCGGCATCAAGGCACATCTCTTCAAGTACCTGGCTTTTTTTGTGGAGGCGAAGTATCTCCATGCCCACCACGACGGGCTGTTGACGGATCGGTTTGGGCAGTCCGCGCCCATCGTCTGCTGTGTCTCGGGTCCAGGGGGACTGAACCCTCCAGTTTATAATCCCTATTCATCCACGATCGACACGATCTTGGTACATGGGGGCCTGTCACTGCACTTTGATTGGAAGCCGTAGGCGAGTACGAGAATAGTGACCGCCCATCCCACTAAATGAAAATGGGGTGGGCGGTTGCCGGCCACGTGTGAACGTTCCACCTTTTTTCTAAGTCTCCTTCCAATATCCGAATGCAAAACTTTGGTGAGCCAATGTTCCATCCTGAGCTCATTGAATTAGTGTGACCAGAAATGGGAAAGGGAGGGCTGATGGGGTTGGAAGGAGAATTTTCTCTAGCCACATGATTCATGAGGGTTTCTGCTGCAACTGCCAAGACGCAATTGCGGCCAGCACGTTGCCTGATCCTGAGTTCAAGGTTTCATATTCAAGGCTGTAGACTCCTGGCTTTTGGAAAGCCTGAAACATAACACTCGAAACTGTTAGCCGAGACACTTCATGCACGCCCCTTCACGAGGTGTGTTGGAGAGAGTCAACTCATCGAGTGCCACCGCCCTGTCTGCACGTCAGATGCAGTATTGGATTAACCGATAGCTTCAATCCGTTTTATCTATTTTCAAAACTGAACGCGGGGTTGCTACTGTGGGCGCCGTTCGCCCCGACGATGCGAGAAGAGTATCCCCTTCTGATCGCTCGGAGAGGCGGATCCGTGGAGGCTTATGCCAAGAGCTGTAACAGCCCTAACTGGGCGTCAAGTTGAGTGGTACGAAGACACGCTGGTCTCACTTCACCCTACTGACCATCGACATCGACTGACGGGTTTCAGATTGCGCAACCCCAATTCGTTACAGAACATGGGTGCTTTACCGTGGGAGGAGGCTGAATGAACGCGAGAATTTCGGCGATGATGTGTCTCCTCTGTGTCCTCGGCTTTTCGGATCTCACCAGGGCGGAAGATCCGTACAGCCAACGGGTCGCCGATCCCTATGCTCTCTCGCCTGGTCTCCCGGGCATGTCTTCCGGGACGCTCGAACCCTATTTTTCCGTGATGGCAGGTGTGGCGATTCCGTTCAGTCAGGACGCCACGTTTCAGGATGGGACCTTGCCGACCGTGGTTCCGAAGGTCGACTATCAGATGAAACACTCATGGGGGGCCAGCGCGGGAATTTGGTTTCCTACCAGAAGCAAGTTGGCGGGATTCGATCTCGGCGTGGAGCTCACCGGCTATGTGTGGTATCCGGACGTCGCCTGCTGTCGAGACTTTTTTAATAATGACCCCACAGGGGCCAATAATGGGGGATTCCCCAATCGCGGCACCACGACGGAAATATCAGGCGTCTATATTGGCCCCAATTTTCTGATTCGCTACCCGATGGCGATTTCCGAGGCCTATCCCAACGGCCGGTGGCATCCGTACGTCGGGGTCGGCGTGGGCGCGCATCAGTTGGGGATGAAGCCTGGTGGATTTCGAGGAGGGACCCTTATGAATGCCGATACCACCCAACGGGATACGACGATCGGGTTTCAGGGCGTGGGCGGCATCAAGGCGCATCTCTTCA from Nitrospira sp. carries:
- a CDS encoding FAD-binding protein, producing MDIHALQQIVHKTRDVRRKQTIPKFSPADRDQLIHKYHPDFRASAYRPIRFGPNEGEKTVVELATLLEGDSSIQADLDLAPQYTTDVLVIGGGGAGCAAALHAHGAGAKTILATKLRLGDSNSVMAQGGMQISVAPEDSPVTHFLDTLKGGHMENDHALLKVMVEEGPAIAKWLIQLGVLFDRQADGNLHVKKGGGSSKPRLVTCSDYTGLEIMRVLKDEVINQKIQLLEFAAAIELLSDNDGNCTGAIFKDLDNQRHIVVAAKSVILATGGIGRLHIQGFPTSNHYGATGDGLCLAYRMGAKLAHVDTFQYHPSGAVYPEQLIGALVTEGIRSEGGHLVNAKGERFVNELDTRDVVSSSIIRECEEGRGIRTMSGRVGVWLDTPLLDAEHGPGTVEKHFPAMMMQFERFGIDISKDPVLIYPTLHYQNGGVKIDTNSETNVKNLFVAGEASGGLHGRNRLMGNSLLDLMVYGKRSGLTAASRIGSMKQGKLTVNHLQRFRAEAKRHGNASGVISPMILPAYTRKVG
- the sucC gene encoding ADP-forming succinate--CoA ligase subunit beta, with product MNVHEFQAKQLFAQFGVPVPRGKEITSPEAATTWANELNTPVFVVKAQIHAGGRGKAGGVKITKDKGAVAGFAKELIGKTLVTHQTGPKGRQVHRLLMEEGANIAKELYLSILVDRDTGWPTFIASTEGGMEIEEVAAKTPEKIIKESIDPAVGFQGYNGRNIAFALGLQNIEPTAMNPFIKMLGNLYRLFMEKNCALVEINPLIITKEKTVVALDGKVSFDDNGLFKHEDVQKMRDLNEEEPLEIEATANNLNYVKLDGNIGCMVNGAGLAMATMDVIKLAGSEPANFLDVGGGATKETVAAGFRILLKDPNVKGIFINIFGGIVRCERIAHGVIEAAKEVKINVPLVVRLQGTNAEEGRKLLAESGLKLDVANDLWEAAQKIVKLTGKAA
- the sucD gene encoding succinate--CoA ligase subunit alpha, encoding MSILVNKNTRVVVQGITGKEGSFHATQCKAYGTKVVAGVTPGKAGQEVEGIPVFNTVADAVKKTEVDTSLIFVPPPFCADAILEAADAGIKLVICITEGIPVNDMVKVKRALRGRDVRLIGPNCPGVITVDEAKIGIMPGFIHKKGVVGVVSRSGTLTYEAVHQLSTLGLGETTCVGIGGDPVNGTGFVDVLPLFEKDPETQAIVMIGEIGGDAEEKAAEFIKKNVKKPVVSFIAGITAPPGRRMGHAGAIISGGKGTAAEKMKTLEAAGVKVVKNPAEIGAAVKQALGR